Proteins found in one Synechococcus sp. LA31 genomic segment:
- the kaiB gene encoding circadian clock protein KaiB — MSPRKTYILKLYVAGNTPNSMRALKTLRNILDTEFQGVYALKVIDVLKNPQLAEEDKILATPTLAKILPPPVRRIIGDLSDRERVLIGLDLLYEELSDEALGNPYSEEEDSGGLL; from the coding sequence ATGAGCCCGCGCAAGACCTACATCCTCAAGCTCTACGTGGCGGGGAACACGCCCAATTCGATGCGCGCATTGAAGACCCTGCGCAACATTCTCGATACTGAGTTTCAGGGGGTGTATGCCCTTAAGGTGATTGATGTGCTGAAGAATCCCCAGTTGGCGGAGGAAGACAAGATTCTGGCCACCCCCACCCTGGCCAAGATCCTTCCTCCGCCGGTACGCCGCATCATCGGCGATCTCTCGGATCGAGAACGGGTGCTCATCGGGCTGGATCTGCTTTATGAGGAGCTCAGCGATGAAGCACTGGGTAATCCCTACAGCGAAGAGGAGGACTCCGGCGGATTGCTGTAA